The proteins below come from a single Mycolicibacterium sp. TY81 genomic window:
- a CDS encoding decaprenylphospho-beta-D-erythro-pentofuranosid-2-ulose 2-reductase: MIDATGNPQTILLFGGTSEIGLAIVERYLKNSKARVILADLPNAPKRDAAIAQIEAAGAKEVVYLDFDALDTKSHPAVIESAWEQGDVDVAIVAFGILGDAEELWQNQSKAVLTAQINYTAAVSVGVLVGDKMKAQGFGQIIAMSSVAGERVRRSNFVYGSTKAGLDGFYLGLGEALREFGVRVLVIRPGQVRTTTTLEHWKATGAKEAPFTVDKEDVANQAVAAAAKGKELIWAPNPVRYLMAVIRHIPRSVFRKLPL, translated from the coding sequence AGCGCTACCTCAAGAACTCCAAGGCCCGGGTGATCCTCGCCGACCTGCCGAATGCCCCGAAGCGCGACGCCGCCATCGCCCAGATCGAGGCGGCCGGCGCCAAGGAGGTCGTGTACCTCGACTTCGACGCGCTGGACACCAAGTCGCATCCGGCAGTCATCGAATCTGCTTGGGAGCAGGGCGATGTCGACGTCGCCATCGTCGCATTCGGCATCCTCGGCGACGCCGAGGAACTGTGGCAGAACCAGTCCAAGGCCGTGCTGACCGCCCAGATCAACTACACCGCAGCCGTTTCCGTCGGCGTGCTGGTCGGCGACAAGATGAAGGCGCAGGGCTTCGGCCAGATCATCGCGATGTCGTCGGTCGCCGGCGAGCGGGTCCGTCGCTCCAACTTCGTGTACGGCTCGACCAAGGCCGGGCTCGACGGCTTCTACCTCGGCCTCGGAGAGGCGTTGCGGGAGTTCGGGGTTCGGGTTCTGGTCATCCGCCCCGGCCAGGTCCGCACCACCACGACGCTGGAGCACTGGAAGGCCACCGGCGCCAAGGAGGCGCCGTTCACGGTCGACAAGGAAGACGTCGCCAACCAGGCCGTCGCCGCCGCCGCGAAGGGCAAGGAGCTCATCTGGGCACCCAACCCGGTGCGCTACTTGATGGCCGTCATCCGGCACATCCCGCGGTCGGTCTTCCGCAAACTCCCGCTCTGA
- a CDS encoding galactan 5-O-arabinofuranosyltransferase: MRSALAASARVSGQMLAAMALAVIIAVVALQAIARVQWPAFNSSNQLHALTTAGQCAVLVGLLLAGWAWRRGWRKSAKIAATSLLAAFSVVTLGMPLGATKLYLFGISVDQQFRTEYLTRLTDTAVPHDMTYLGLPPYYPSGWFWLGGRAAALTGTPAWEMFKPWAIVTITAAIVAAFVLWTAMIRFEYALAVTTATAAVTLAYSSTEPYSAVLVVMLPPVFVLAWSGLKASSPEASDGGRRGWAAIIGTGIFLGIAALFYTLLFGYAAFTLTLMALLLAASRRQLQPLIRVAVIAVISGVIAAIHWAPYYLAVLKGHPADKGTAQHYLPMAGAQLTFPMLDATLLGVMCLVGTLWLVVKGRSSTRAAALGMAVVSVYAWSLLSMLATLARTTLLSFRLQPTLLVLLVAAGTFGFLEAARALANRYAQPTTNRIIAVAAVIGAIGAVSFSQAIPDILRADIAVAYTDTDGSGQRADRRPPGSERYYQEIDRKITAATGRPRNETVVMTADYSFLSYYPYYGFQGLTSHYANPLAQFKERSGAIESWATMTNPDAFAKALDTLPWPAPTVFLMRHGGTGTYTLRLAEDVYPNQPNVRRYQVALDERLFDSKHWQVTDIGPFVLAIRSGH, encoded by the coding sequence ATGCGCAGCGCGCTGGCCGCGAGCGCCAGGGTGAGCGGCCAGATGCTGGCCGCGATGGCACTGGCGGTGATCATCGCGGTCGTTGCGTTGCAAGCGATTGCGCGTGTGCAGTGGCCGGCGTTCAACTCGTCGAACCAGTTGCATGCCCTGACCACCGCCGGCCAGTGCGCCGTGCTCGTCGGGCTACTGCTCGCGGGGTGGGCGTGGCGTCGCGGCTGGCGCAAGAGCGCCAAGATCGCGGCCACGTCGCTCCTGGCGGCGTTCTCGGTCGTCACCCTCGGCATGCCGTTGGGCGCGACGAAGCTGTACCTGTTCGGCATCTCGGTCGACCAGCAGTTCCGCACCGAGTACCTGACGCGGCTCACGGATACCGCTGTGCCGCACGACATGACGTACCTGGGGCTGCCGCCGTACTACCCGTCGGGCTGGTTCTGGCTCGGCGGCCGGGCGGCCGCGCTGACCGGCACGCCGGCGTGGGAGATGTTCAAGCCGTGGGCGATCGTCACGATCACCGCGGCGATCGTGGCCGCATTCGTGTTGTGGACGGCCATGATTCGCTTCGAGTACGCCCTGGCGGTGACGACGGCCACCGCGGCCGTCACGCTGGCGTACTCCTCCACCGAGCCCTACTCGGCCGTCCTCGTCGTCATGCTGCCGCCGGTGTTCGTGCTGGCGTGGTCGGGGCTCAAGGCTTCCTCGCCGGAGGCGAGCGATGGCGGACGCCGCGGCTGGGCCGCGATCATCGGCACGGGGATTTTCCTCGGCATCGCCGCGCTGTTCTACACCTTGTTGTTCGGCTACGCGGCGTTCACTCTCACGCTGATGGCGCTGCTGCTCGCGGCGTCCCGGCGCCAACTCCAGCCACTGATCCGGGTGGCCGTCATCGCCGTCATCTCCGGCGTCATCGCCGCCATCCACTGGGCGCCGTACTACCTCGCCGTGCTCAAGGGGCACCCCGCCGACAAGGGCACCGCGCAGCACTACCTGCCGATGGCCGGCGCGCAACTGACCTTCCCGATGCTCGACGCCACCCTGCTGGGCGTCATGTGCCTCGTCGGCACGCTGTGGCTGGTGGTCAAGGGCCGCAGCTCGACACGCGCTGCCGCGCTGGGCATGGCAGTCGTGTCGGTGTACGCGTGGTCGCTGCTGTCGATGCTCGCCACCCTGGCCCGCACCACGCTGCTGTCGTTCCGGCTGCAGCCCACCCTGCTGGTGCTGCTCGTCGCGGCCGGCACCTTCGGCTTCCTGGAGGCCGCCCGGGCGCTGGCCAACCGGTACGCGCAGCCGACCACCAACCGGATCATCGCGGTGGCCGCCGTCATCGGCGCGATCGGCGCGGTGTCGTTCAGTCAGGCGATCCCGGACATCCTGCGGGCCGACATCGCCGTCGCCTACACCGACACCGACGGCTCCGGCCAGCGCGCCGACCGCCGGCCGCCGGGCTCCGAGCGGTACTACCAGGAGATCGACCGCAAGATCACCGCGGCGACGGGCAGGCCCCGCAACGAGACCGTCGTGATGACCGCCGACTACAGCTTCCTGTCCTATTACCCCTACTACGGGTTCCAGGGCCTGACGTCGCACTACGCGAACCCGCTGGCGCAATTCAAGGAACGCTCCGGCGCCATCGAGAGCTGGGCGACCATGACCAACCCCGACGCCTTCGCCAAGGCGCTCGACACGCTGCCGTGGCCGGCGCCGACGGTGTTCCTGATGCGCCATGGCGGCACCGGCACCTACACGCTGCGCCTGGCCGAGGACGTCTACCCCAACCAGCCCAACGTGCGGCGCTACCAGGTGGCCCTCGACGAGCGGCTGTTCGACAGCAAGCACTGGCAGGTCACCGATATCGGCCCGTTTGTGCTGGCCATCCGTAGCGGCCACTAA
- a CDS encoding arabinosyltransferase domain-containing protein, which yields MAGEPEVERNHRTARWIAIVAGLLGAFLAMATPLLPVTQTTAQLNWPQAGVLKSVDAPLIGYVATDLDITIPCSAAAGLTGPATTLLSTVPKQAPKAVDRGLLIERVGGDLLVIVRNTPVVSAPLTQVLSPACKELRFTAHADKVTGEIVGLVQGPKDKNPGKPLRGELTGYDFRPQIVGVFTDLSGAAPPGLAFSATIDSRYSTAPTLLKMLAMIFGVVLTVVALSALHVLDRADGVPHKRFLPSRWWSVKPLDGVVITTLVWWHFVGANTSDDGYILTMARVSEHAGYMANYYRWFGTPEAPFGWYYDLLALWAHVSTSSIWMRLPTLLMALACWWVISREVLPRLGHAVKNSRAAAWTAAGMFLAFWLPLNNGIRPEPIIALGILLTWCSVERGVATSRLLPVAIAIIIGALTLFSGPTGIAAIGALLVAVGPLKTIVARHTSRFGYLALLAPILAAGTVTAILIFRDQTLAAELDASSFKTTVGPALSWFDEHIRYERLFTTSPDGSVARRFAVLTLLLALAVSLAMSLRKGRIPGTAAGPARRIVGITIISFLAMMFTPTKWTHHFGVFAGLAGSLGALAAIAVGTVAMRSRRNRAMFAATVLFVMALSFATVNGWWYVSNFGVPWSNQFPEWHFGFTTFLFGLSFLTLLWAAWLHFYDHDPERAVSRRIPQAPLAIASWIVVFFEVLSLTLGMTQQWPAWSVGRSNLQALTGKTCGLADDVMVEQDTNAGKLVPQSGTVGDALGAGSAEGFTPNGIPADVSADPVMEPPGGTNFADNDGGPVSGAEPGTEGGTTFAAGVNGSKARLPYNLDPATTPVLGSWRPGVQIPARMRSGWYKLPPRDQAGPLLVVAAAGRFNQGEVRVEYATDAQAAAGKIAGAVGFADVGAAPAWRNLRAPMAAIPSDATLIRIVATDDDLAPQHWIALTPPRIPKLRTLQDVVGSKDPVMLDWLVGLAFPCQRPFGHNNGVTEVPKWRILPDRFGAEANSPVMDYLGGGPLGITELLFRATPVPTYLKDDWFRDWGSLQQFTQYYPDAQPAQIDLGKATRSGLWAPAPLRHS from the coding sequence GTGGCCGGGGAACCTGAGGTAGAGCGCAATCACCGCACAGCGCGGTGGATCGCGATCGTGGCCGGACTGCTCGGCGCGTTCCTGGCGATGGCGACGCCGCTGCTGCCGGTCACCCAGACCACGGCGCAGCTGAATTGGCCGCAGGCGGGCGTCCTCAAGAGCGTCGACGCGCCGCTGATCGGCTACGTCGCCACCGACCTCGACATCACCATCCCGTGTTCGGCGGCGGCCGGCCTCACCGGCCCGGCCACCACACTGCTGTCCACCGTGCCCAAGCAGGCACCCAAGGCCGTCGACCGTGGCCTGCTGATCGAGCGCGTCGGCGGCGACCTGCTGGTGATCGTCCGCAACACCCCGGTCGTCAGCGCACCGCTGACCCAGGTGCTCAGCCCCGCGTGCAAGGAACTGCGATTCACCGCACATGCGGACAAGGTCACCGGCGAGATCGTCGGCCTCGTGCAGGGACCGAAGGACAAGAACCCCGGTAAGCCGCTGCGCGGTGAGCTCACCGGCTACGACTTCCGCCCGCAGATCGTCGGTGTCTTCACCGACCTGTCCGGTGCGGCGCCGCCGGGGCTGGCGTTCTCGGCGACCATCGACTCGCGCTACAGCACGGCCCCGACCCTGCTGAAGATGCTGGCGATGATCTTCGGCGTGGTGCTGACCGTCGTCGCACTCAGCGCCCTGCACGTGCTGGACCGCGCCGACGGCGTCCCGCACAAGCGGTTCCTGCCATCGCGCTGGTGGTCGGTGAAGCCGCTGGACGGCGTCGTGATCACGACGTTGGTGTGGTGGCATTTCGTCGGCGCCAACACCTCGGACGACGGCTACATCCTCACCATGGCCCGCGTCTCCGAACACGCCGGCTACATGGCCAACTACTACCGCTGGTTCGGCACCCCCGAGGCGCCGTTCGGCTGGTACTACGACCTGCTGGCGCTGTGGGCGCACGTCTCCACATCGAGCATCTGGATGCGCCTGCCCACGCTCCTGATGGCCCTGGCGTGCTGGTGGGTGATCAGCCGCGAGGTGCTCCCCCGGCTCGGCCACGCCGTCAAGAACAGCCGCGCCGCCGCCTGGACGGCCGCCGGGATGTTCCTGGCGTTCTGGCTGCCGCTCAACAACGGCATCCGGCCGGAGCCCATCATCGCGCTCGGCATCCTCCTGACCTGGTGCTCGGTGGAACGCGGCGTCGCGACCAGCCGGCTGCTGCCGGTGGCCATCGCCATCATCATCGGTGCACTGACGTTGTTCTCCGGCCCGACGGGCATCGCCGCGATCGGTGCCCTGCTGGTCGCTGTCGGCCCGCTGAAAACGATTGTGGCGCGGCATACTTCGCGCTTCGGTTATCTGGCTCTGCTGGCGCCGATCCTCGCCGCGGGCACGGTGACGGCGATCCTGATCTTCCGTGACCAGACGCTGGCCGCCGAGCTCGACGCCAGCTCCTTCAAGACCACCGTCGGCCCCGCGCTGAGCTGGTTCGACGAGCACATCCGCTACGAGCGCCTGTTCACCACCAGCCCAGACGGCTCGGTGGCCCGCCGGTTCGCGGTGCTGACGCTGCTGCTGGCGTTGGCGGTGTCGCTCGCAATGTCGTTGCGCAAGGGCCGAATTCCGGGCACTGCCGCCGGGCCGGCCCGCCGCATCGTCGGCATCACGATCATCTCGTTCCTGGCGATGATGTTCACGCCCACCAAGTGGACGCACCACTTCGGCGTGTTCGCCGGGCTGGCCGGTTCGCTGGGTGCGCTGGCCGCCATCGCGGTCGGCACCGTGGCCATGCGCTCACGCCGCAACCGCGCGATGTTCGCCGCGACGGTCCTGTTCGTCATGGCCCTGTCGTTCGCCACGGTGAACGGCTGGTGGTACGTCTCCAACTTCGGTGTGCCGTGGTCGAATCAGTTCCCCGAGTGGCACTTCGGCTTCACCACGTTCCTGTTCGGGCTGTCGTTCCTGACGCTCCTGTGGGCGGCGTGGCTGCACTTCTACGATCACGATCCCGAGCGGGCGGTCAGTCGCCGGATTCCTCAGGCGCCCTTGGCAATTGCGTCGTGGATCGTGGTGTTCTTCGAGGTGCTGTCACTGACCCTCGGCATGACGCAGCAGTGGCCGGCCTGGTCGGTGGGTCGTTCGAACCTGCAGGCGCTGACCGGGAAGACCTGCGGCCTGGCCGACGACGTCATGGTCGAACAGGACACCAACGCCGGCAAGCTCGTGCCGCAGTCCGGGACGGTCGGCGACGCCCTCGGCGCGGGTAGCGCAGAAGGCTTCACCCCCAACGGAATTCCCGCCGACGTCTCCGCGGACCCGGTCATGGAACCGCCCGGCGGCACCAACTTCGCGGACAACGACGGCGGCCCGGTCAGCGGCGCGGAGCCGGGCACCGAAGGCGGCACCACCTTTGCCGCGGGAGTGAACGGATCAAAGGCCCGGCTGCCCTACAACCTCGATCCGGCCACCACCCCGGTGCTCGGCAGCTGGCGCCCCGGCGTGCAGATCCCGGCGCGGATGCGCTCCGGCTGGTACAAACTGCCGCCGCGCGATCAGGCCGGACCGCTGCTCGTCGTCGCCGCTGCAGGCCGTTTCAACCAGGGCGAGGTGCGCGTCGAGTACGCCACCGACGCCCAGGCCGCGGCCGGCAAGATCGCCGGCGCGGTCGGCTTCGCCGATGTCGGTGCCGCACCCGCCTGGCGCAATCTGCGCGCCCCGATGGCCGCCATCCCGTCCGACGCCACCCTGATCCGCATCGTCGCCACCGACGACGACCTCGCGCCGCAGCACTGGATCGCCCTGACCCCGCCGCGCATCCCGAAGCTGCGCACACTGCAGGACGTCGTCGGCTCCAAGGACCCGGTGATGCTGGACTGGCTCGTCGGCCTGGCGTTCCCGTGCCAGCGCCCGTTCGGTCACAACAACGGCGTCACCGAGGTGCCCAAGTGGCGCATCCTGCCGGACCGCTTCGGCGCCGAGGCCAACTCGCCCGTCATGGACTACCTCGGCGGCGGGCCGCTCGGCATCACCGAGCTGCTGTTCAGGGCCACCCCGGTGCCGACGTATCTGAAGGACGACTGGTTCCGGGACTGGGGCTCGCTGCAGCAGTTCACGCAGTACTACCCCGACGCGCAGCCGGCCCAGATCGACCTCGGGAAGGCCACGCGCAGCGGGCTGTGGGCCCCGGCGCCGCTGCGGCATTCGTAG
- a CDS encoding arabinosyltransferase domain-containing protein translates to MPARTARLVAIIAGLAGLLLCALTPLLPVKQTTATILWPQAPGASGNVSDLTAPLVSGAPLALDVSIPCSAIATVPAAGGLVFSTIPPDGIDASRNGLFVRANAADVVVAFRDTVAAVAKRSDIAAGKCSNLHLWATNGGVGADFIGLPGAAGTGSVEKKPQVAGIFTGLKVPAQPGLSARVDVDTRFIVVPTFVKSAAMALGVLLTLVSIAALALLDRLDGRRVHDGWQRFWKVSRWHWLADIAVFAGLGGWHLIGAISSDDGYNLTIARVSSQAGYVANYYRYFGTSEAPFDWYQSVLAHMASISTAGVWMRLPALLAGIATWTLLSRWVLPRLGPGARGVSSNAIAIWTAAATFLAAWYPFNNGLRPEPLIAFGVIATWVLLEYAIATRRLAPAAVAIIVAAFTATTAPQGLIALAPLLVGARALVRTVRSRRAGTGLLAPIATLAASASLILTVIFRNQTLATVAESARIKYTVGPTISWYQEFLRYYFLTVEDSVDSSMTRRFSVLILLLCLFATLALLLRKGRVPGLASGPVWRLLGSTMLGLLLLHFTPTKWAVQFGAFAGLSGAFGAIIAFAFATVGLHSRRNLALYVTALLFVLAWATSGINGWFYVGNYGVPWFDRQPVLAGHPVTSMFLVLAIISALLAGWLHFRIDYAGHTEVAETRRNRALASTPLLIVAVIMVVLEVGSMAKGFVQRYPQYTTARANLDALGLSDKSCAMANDVLVEADTNAGTLQPVPGQTWGKYGPLGGENPVGFTPNGISDSLAPPHPVVANPGTVNSDGSPNKPNVGVAFAAGTGGGYGPTGVNGSNVFLPFGLDPARTPVMGSFKENGVAAKATSAWYQLPPRSADRPLVTVAAAGAIWYYDEEHEFHYGQSLKLQWGVHRPDGSYQALAEVQPIDTFAQYAWRNLRFPLAWAPPEANVARIVANDPNLSEDQWFGFTPPRVPTLQTAQQFLGSQTPILMDIATAANFPCQRPFSEHLGVAELPQYRILPNTKQVVVSSNMWQSAQKGGPFLFIQALLRTSTIPTYLRNDWYRDWGSIERYDPVVPPSVAPPAAIDQGTMTVNGWSRRGPIRALP, encoded by the coding sequence GTGCCTGCCAGGACTGCCCGTCTCGTCGCGATCATCGCGGGCCTTGCCGGTCTGCTGCTCTGCGCGCTGACCCCACTGCTGCCCGTCAAGCAGACGACCGCGACCATCTTGTGGCCCCAGGCCCCCGGTGCCAGCGGAAACGTCTCCGATCTCACCGCCCCGCTGGTGTCGGGTGCGCCGCTGGCGCTGGATGTCTCCATCCCGTGCTCGGCCATCGCCACCGTGCCGGCGGCCGGTGGTCTGGTGTTCTCGACGATCCCACCGGACGGCATCGACGCCAGCCGCAACGGCCTGTTCGTGCGCGCCAACGCCGCGGACGTCGTCGTCGCTTTCCGGGACACCGTCGCCGCGGTCGCCAAGCGGTCCGACATCGCCGCCGGGAAGTGCAGCAACCTGCATCTCTGGGCGACCAACGGCGGCGTCGGCGCCGACTTCATCGGCCTGCCCGGAGCCGCCGGCACCGGCAGTGTGGAGAAGAAGCCCCAGGTGGCCGGCATCTTCACCGGCCTCAAGGTGCCCGCACAGCCCGGCTTGTCCGCGCGCGTCGACGTCGACACCCGGTTCATCGTGGTCCCGACGTTCGTGAAGTCGGCCGCCATGGCGCTCGGTGTGCTGCTGACGCTGGTCTCGATCGCCGCGCTGGCACTGCTGGACCGCCTGGACGGCCGCCGCGTGCACGACGGCTGGCAGCGCTTCTGGAAGGTCAGCCGCTGGCACTGGCTCGCGGACATCGCGGTGTTCGCCGGCCTCGGAGGCTGGCACCTGATCGGCGCCATCTCCTCCGACGACGGCTACAACCTGACCATCGCGCGGGTCTCCAGCCAGGCCGGCTATGTCGCCAACTACTACCGCTACTTCGGCACCTCCGAGGCGCCGTTCGACTGGTACCAGTCGGTGCTCGCACATATGGCGAGCATCAGCACCGCCGGGGTGTGGATGCGGCTGCCCGCACTGCTGGCCGGCATCGCGACCTGGACGCTGCTGTCCCGCTGGGTGCTGCCGCGGCTCGGCCCCGGCGCCCGCGGGGTGTCGTCGAACGCCATCGCAATATGGACGGCTGCCGCAACCTTCCTCGCGGCCTGGTACCCGTTCAACAACGGCCTGCGTCCCGAGCCGCTGATCGCCTTCGGCGTCATCGCGACCTGGGTGCTCCTCGAATACGCCATCGCCACCCGGCGCCTGGCGCCCGCGGCCGTGGCGATCATCGTGGCGGCGTTCACCGCGACGACGGCGCCGCAGGGCCTGATCGCGCTGGCCCCGCTGCTCGTCGGCGCCCGCGCGCTGGTCCGCACGGTCCGCAGCCGCCGGGCCGGGACGGGCCTGCTGGCTCCGATCGCGACGCTGGCCGCGTCGGCGTCGCTGATCCTGACGGTGATCTTCCGGAACCAGACCCTGGCGACCGTGGCCGAATCGGCGCGCATCAAGTACACGGTCGGCCCGACCATCTCCTGGTACCAGGAATTCCTGCGCTACTACTTCCTCACGGTCGAAGACAGCGTCGACAGTTCCATGACCCGCCGCTTCTCCGTGCTGATCCTGCTGCTGTGCCTGTTCGCCACCCTCGCCCTCCTGCTGCGCAAAGGCCGGGTCCCTGGTCTGGCCAGCGGTCCGGTGTGGCGCCTGCTCGGCAGCACCATGCTCGGGCTGCTCCTCCTGCACTTCACTCCGACCAAGTGGGCCGTGCAGTTCGGTGCGTTCGCCGGGCTGTCGGGTGCGTTCGGGGCGATCATCGCCTTCGCGTTCGCGACGGTCGGGCTGCACAGCCGGCGGAACCTGGCGCTGTACGTGACGGCACTGTTGTTCGTGCTGGCCTGGGCGACGTCCGGGATCAACGGCTGGTTCTACGTCGGCAACTACGGCGTGCCGTGGTTCGACCGGCAGCCCGTGCTGGCCGGCCACCCCGTCACCTCGATGTTCCTGGTGCTGGCGATCATCTCCGCCCTGCTTGCGGGCTGGCTGCACTTCCGCATCGACTACGCCGGGCACACCGAGGTCGCCGAGACCCGCCGCAACCGGGCGCTGGCGTCGACGCCGCTGCTGATCGTCGCGGTGATCATGGTCGTGCTCGAGGTCGGCTCGATGGCCAAGGGCTTCGTGCAGCGCTACCCGCAGTACACGACCGCACGGGCCAACCTGGACGCGCTCGGGTTGTCCGACAAGAGCTGCGCCATGGCCAACGACGTCCTGGTCGAAGCCGACACCAATGCCGGCACGCTGCAGCCGGTGCCCGGCCAGACGTGGGGCAAGTACGGACCGCTGGGCGGCGAGAACCCCGTCGGCTTCACACCGAACGGGATCAGCGACTCGCTCGCACCGCCGCACCCGGTGGTCGCCAACCCCGGCACCGTCAACTCCGACGGGTCGCCCAACAAGCCCAACGTCGGCGTCGCCTTCGCGGCCGGCACCGGTGGCGGCTACGGCCCGACGGGTGTCAACGGCTCCAACGTGTTCCTGCCGTTCGGCCTGGACCCCGCCCGCACCCCGGTGATGGGCAGCTTCAAGGAGAACGGCGTCGCCGCCAAGGCCACCTCCGCCTGGTACCAACTGCCGCCGCGCAGTGCGGACCGGCCGCTCGTGACCGTCGCCGCGGCCGGCGCCATCTGGTACTACGACGAAGAGCACGAGTTCCACTACGGCCAGTCGCTCAAGCTCCAGTGGGGCGTGCACCGGCCGGACGGCAGCTACCAGGCCCTCGCCGAGGTGCAGCCCATCGACACCTTCGCCCAATACGCCTGGCGCAACCTGCGATTCCCCCTCGCGTGGGCACCGCCGGAGGCCAACGTCGCCCGCATCGTCGCGAACGATCCGAACCTGTCTGAGGACCAGTGGTTCGGGTTCACGCCGCCGCGGGTCCCGACGCTGCAGACCGCGCAGCAGTTCCTCGGGTCGCAGACGCCGATCCTGATGGACATCGCCACCGCCGCGAACTTCCCGTGCCAGCGCCCGTTCTCCGAGCATCTCGGTGTCGCGGAGCTGCCGCAGTACCGCATCCTGCCCAACACCAAGCAGGTCGTGGTGTCGTCGAACATGTGGCAGTCCGCGCAGAAGGGTGGCCCGTTCCTGTTCATCCAGGCGCTGTTGCGGACGTCGACCATCCCCACCTACCTGCGCAACGACTGGTACCGAGATTGGGGCTCCATCGAACGGTACGACCCGGTGGTGCCGCCGTCAGTGGCGCCGCCCGCAGCGATTGACCAAGGCACCATGACCGTCAACGGCTGGAGCCGCCGCGGCCCGATCAGGGCCCTGCCATGA